Proteins encoded together in one Mycobacterium simiae window:
- a CDS encoding amino acid permease — protein sequence MLRRRPVVGAPVAPGAADHLKRGIGVFELTMFGVGSTIGTGIFFVLSQAVPEAGPGVIVSFLVAGVAAGLAAICYAELASAVPISGSSYSYAYTTLGEVVAMGVAACLLLEYGVATAAVSVGWSGYVNKLLHNVFGFQLPHGLSAAPWDSDPGYVNLPAIVLIVLCALLLIRGASESARVNAIMVLIKLGVLAMFVIVAFTAFDADQLRDFAPFGVAGIGSAAGTIFFSYIGLDAVSTAGDEVKDPQTTMPRALIAALATVVTVYVLVALAALGTQPWQEFAGQENAGLATILDKVTHHGWASTILCAGAVISIFTVTLITMYGQTRILFAMGRDGLLPARFASVNARTMTPVWNTVIVAIAAGTLAGLVPLEDLADMVSIGTLTAFIVVAVGVIVLRVREPDLPRGFKVPGYPVTPVLSVIACGYILVSLHWYTWVAFSGWVFLALVFYFTWGRRHSALNGAD from the coding sequence ATGCTGCGGCGTCGCCCGGTGGTCGGAGCGCCCGTCGCGCCTGGGGCCGCCGACCACCTCAAGCGCGGCATCGGCGTGTTCGAGCTGACCATGTTCGGGGTCGGCTCGACGATCGGCACCGGGATCTTCTTCGTGCTGTCGCAGGCGGTGCCGGAGGCGGGCCCCGGGGTGATCGTCTCCTTTCTCGTTGCCGGAGTCGCGGCCGGGCTGGCGGCCATCTGCTACGCCGAATTGGCGTCGGCCGTGCCAATTTCGGGTTCGTCGTATTCGTACGCGTACACCACGCTGGGTGAGGTTGTCGCCATGGGCGTGGCCGCCTGCCTGCTGTTGGAATACGGGGTGGCCACCGCCGCGGTGTCGGTCGGCTGGAGCGGCTACGTCAACAAGCTGCTGCACAACGTGTTCGGGTTTCAGCTTCCGCACGGGTTGTCCGCGGCGCCGTGGGATTCCGATCCCGGCTATGTCAACCTGCCGGCGATCGTGCTGATCGTCCTGTGCGCGTTGTTGCTGATCCGGGGAGCCAGCGAATCGGCGCGGGTGAACGCGATCATGGTGCTGATCAAACTGGGCGTGCTGGCGATGTTCGTGATCGTTGCGTTCACCGCCTTCGACGCCGACCAACTCAGGGACTTCGCGCCGTTCGGCGTGGCGGGCATTGGTTCCGCGGCGGGCACGATCTTCTTCTCCTACATCGGCCTTGACGCGGTGTCGACGGCCGGGGACGAGGTGAAGGACCCGCAGACGACCATGCCCCGGGCGTTGATCGCCGCGCTGGCGACGGTGGTCACCGTCTATGTCCTCGTCGCGCTGGCCGCGTTGGGCACCCAGCCGTGGCAAGAGTTCGCCGGCCAAGAGAACGCCGGGCTGGCCACCATCCTCGACAAGGTCACCCATCATGGCTGGGCCAGCACGATCTTGTGCGCGGGCGCAGTCATCTCCATCTTCACCGTCACGCTGATCACGATGTACGGCCAGACCCGCATTCTGTTCGCGATGGGCCGCGACGGGCTGCTGCCCGCCCGGTTCGCGTCGGTGAACGCGCGCACCATGACCCCGGTGTGGAACACGGTGATCGTCGCGATTGCCGCCGGGACGTTGGCGGGTCTGGTCCCGCTCGAGGATCTGGCCGACATGGTGTCCATCGGCACGCTGACCGCGTTCATCGTGGTCGCCGTCGGGGTGATCGTGCTGCGGGTGCGCGAGCCGGACCTGCCGCGCGGCTTCAAGGTGCCCGGTTATCCTGTGACGCCGGTGCTTTCGGTCATCGCATGCGGATACATCCTGGTCAGCCTGCACTGGTACACCTGGGTGGCGTTCAGCGGCTGGGTGTTTCTGGCGTTGGTGTTCTACTTCACCTGGGGCCGCCGGCACAGCGCGCTCAACGGCGCGGACTAA
- a CDS encoding ABC transporter substrate-binding protein, with the protein MSRPRVSTLAAAALGMVAVLLAAIAVLLNYFGEPHGNTIVVRVRVWDAPIAEAYRQSFEAFHRAHPDIDVRVDLVAYSTYFNTLRTDVAGGSADDIFWLSNAYLAAYADNGRLLDIGKTFGAQTTSQWEPAVVDQFTRGATLWGVPQLTDAGIAMYYNQDLLAAAGIDRSQLDTLRWDPYSDNDTLRPLAARLTVDANGNSAGTAGFDPARIRQWGYNAANDPQAIYLNYIGSAGGVFQRGDEFAFDNRAAITAFRYLVGLINHDHVAPPASDTNGNGDFSRNQFLAGRMALFQSGTYNLAPIAGDARFRWGVAMLPFGPAGRVSVTNGIAAAGNSATKHPDAVRQVLAWMGSRAGNAYLGARGAAIPAVRSAQQVYFDYWAGRGVDVTPFFAVLRGPRIPAPGGAGFPAGDAVLQSYFDEMFLGRGDVATILQRAQAAANAAAQR; encoded by the coding sequence GTGAGCCGCCCGCGCGTCTCCACACTGGCCGCCGCCGCCCTCGGAATGGTCGCGGTGCTGCTCGCGGCGATCGCGGTGCTGTTGAACTATTTCGGTGAGCCGCACGGCAACACGATCGTCGTGCGGGTGCGGGTATGGGACGCGCCGATCGCCGAGGCCTACCGCCAGTCCTTCGAGGCGTTTCACCGCGCGCACCCCGACATCGACGTGCGTGTCGACCTGGTGGCCTACTCCACCTACTTCAACACGCTGCGCACCGACGTCGCCGGCGGCAGCGCCGACGACATCTTCTGGCTGTCGAATGCCTACCTCGCGGCCTACGCCGACAACGGCCGGCTCCTGGATATTGGTAAAACCTTCGGCGCACAGACGACTTCGCAGTGGGAGCCCGCGGTCGTCGACCAGTTCACCCGCGGCGCAACACTGTGGGGTGTGCCGCAGCTGACCGATGCCGGTATCGCGATGTACTACAACCAAGACCTGCTCGCCGCTGCCGGCATCGATCGCAGCCAGCTGGACACCTTGCGCTGGGATCCGTACAGCGACAACGACACGCTGCGTCCGCTGGCGGCCCGCCTCACCGTCGACGCAAACGGAAATAGCGCGGGCACAGCAGGTTTCGACCCGGCACGGATCCGGCAGTGGGGCTACAACGCGGCCAACGACCCGCAGGCCATCTACCTCAACTACATCGGCTCGGCCGGGGGGGTGTTCCAGCGCGGCGACGAGTTCGCGTTCGACAACCGCGCCGCCATCACGGCCTTCCGCTACCTGGTCGGCCTGATCAACCACGACCACGTCGCGCCGCCCGCCTCGGACACCAACGGCAACGGTGACTTCTCCCGCAACCAATTCCTGGCCGGCCGCATGGCGCTGTTTCAGTCCGGCACCTACAACCTCGCGCCGATTGCCGGTGACGCCCGCTTCCGCTGGGGCGTCGCGATGCTCCCGTTCGGGCCCGCGGGCCGGGTCAGTGTCACCAACGGCATTGCGGCCGCTGGCAATTCGGCGACCAAACATCCCGACGCGGTGCGTCAGGTGCTGGCCTGGATGGGCAGCAGGGCGGGCAACGCCTATCTGGGCGCACGGGGGGCGGCGATCCCCGCGGTCCGCTCGGCCCAGCAGGTGTACTTCGACTACTGGGCGGGGCGCGGCGTGGACGTCACGCCGTTCTTCGCCGTGCTGCGCGGCCCGCGCATCCCGGCCCCGGGCGGCGCCGGCTTCCCTGCCGGAGACGCTGTACTGCAAAGCTATTTCGACGAGATGTTCCTGGGTCGGGGTGATGTCGCCACCATATTGCAGCGGGCGCAGGCCGCGGCCAACGCCGCGGCGCAGCGTTAG
- a CDS encoding carbohydrate ABC transporter permease: MTSSSRLVNALSYAGLAAGALITLLPFALGLLTSFTSAHQFATGTPLQLPHPPTLANYADLAGAGFGRAAAVTALMTAVILVGQMTFSVLAGYAFARLEFAGRDVLFWVYIATLMVPGTVTVVPLYLMMAQAGLRNTFWALVLPFMFGSPYAIFLLREHFRLIPNDLINAARLDGANTLDVITHVVIPSSRPVLATLTLITVVSQWNNFMWPLVITSGHKWRVLTVATADLQSRFNSQWTLVMAASTLAIVPLALLFIASQRHIVASLVLSGIK; the protein is encoded by the coding sequence ATGACCTCGTCTAGCCGTCTGGTCAATGCGCTCAGCTACGCCGGTCTGGCGGCCGGTGCGCTAATCACGTTGCTGCCCTTCGCCCTTGGCTTGCTGACCTCGTTCACCTCGGCACATCAGTTCGCGACGGGTACCCCGCTGCAGCTGCCGCACCCGCCGACGCTGGCCAACTACGCCGACCTGGCCGGTGCCGGATTCGGGCGGGCGGCGGCGGTGACCGCGCTGATGACAGCGGTGATCCTGGTCGGCCAGATGACGTTCTCGGTGCTGGCCGGCTACGCCTTCGCCCGTCTCGAGTTCGCCGGTCGCGACGTGCTGTTCTGGGTCTACATCGCGACGCTGATGGTGCCCGGGACGGTCACGGTGGTGCCGCTGTACCTGATGATGGCCCAGGCCGGGCTGCGCAACACGTTCTGGGCGCTAGTGCTGCCCTTCATGTTCGGCTCGCCCTACGCGATCTTCTTGCTGCGCGAGCATTTTCGCCTGATCCCGAATGACTTGATCAACGCCGCCCGCCTCGACGGCGCCAACACCCTGGACGTGATTACCCACGTCGTCATCCCCTCCAGCCGCCCGGTGCTAGCGACGCTGACCCTGATCACCGTGGTCTCGCAGTGGAACAACTTCATGTGGCCGTTGGTCATCACCAGCGGGCACAAGTGGCGGGTGCTCACTGTGGCTACCGCCGATCTGCAATCGCGGTTCAACTCGCAGTGGACGCTGGTGATGGCGGCGAGCACGCTCGCGATCGTGCCGCTGGCGCTGCTGTTCATCGCGTCGCAGCGCCACATCGTGGCGTCGCTCGTCCTGTCGGGGATCAAGTGA